DNA from Chitinophaga pendula:
TCTAGGGACATAACCCTGTAAAATTAATCCAATACATCCCAATACCCTATCCGCTTATGTAAATTTAATCCCCTTTTAAGCGAATAGGCTTTTCCATACCTTTGCTATATTCATGGCCTTCCCACCAAGGGAATACCGGACCGGAAAAGAAAGAATGATTATGCAGCTATATTGTAATGCACTGACCGCCTATAAAAGATTGGAAACATTGGAAGTCAAAGTGGGAGACCTGCTCATTGGCAGCAAACACCCCATCCGCATTCAAACCATGACCACTACAGATACCATGGATACCGCCGGGACCGTCGCTCAGGCCATCCGTTGTATCGAAGCCGGCGCTGAACTCGTCAGGATCACCGCCCCCAGCAAAAAAGAAGCGGAAAACCTGCTACATATCCGCAACGAACTACACAAAAGAGGATACACAACCCCTCTCGTAGCAGATATCCACTTTACGCCTAATGCAGCTGAAATAGCTGCCCGCATCGTTGAGAAAGTAAGGATCAACCCGGGCAATTACGTCGACAAAAAGAAATTTGAAACCCTCGAATATACCGACGCCGAATACCAGGAAGAAATAGACCGCATTCGCGAAAAATTCTCCCCCCTGGTAGATATCTGCAAGGAATATGGCACCGCCATGCGTATCGGTACTAACCACGGCTCCCTGAGCGATCGCATCATGAGCCGCTATGGCGATACCCCCATGGGCATGGTCGAAAGTGCCATGGAATTCCTCCGGATCGCTGAAAGTTTCAACTACCGCAATATTGTACTGAGCATGAAAGCCAGCAATCCCCAGGTAATGGTGCAAGCCTATCGCCTGCTTGTGCATACCATGCAGGAAGAACTGGGACATTGCTACCCCCTGCACCTCGGGGTAACAGAAGCCGGCGATGGAGAAGATGGCCGCATCAAATCTGCTATCGGTATAGGCACCCTCCTCGAAGATGGCATTGGGGATACCATCCGTGTATCCCTCACCGAAGATCCGGAATTCGAATTGCCGGTCTGTAAGGACATCGTCAAACGCTATGCTAATGGACGCGATCACGCCCCCATCACGCTGGTAGAACACATACCTTACTCTCCGTTCAACTATACCCGCCGGGAATCCTTCGCCGTAGATAACATCGGCCACAAACAGGTCCCCGTCGTACTGGCAGACTACGGAAAGATAAAAGATATACAACCCGCCCACCTGGAAGGTATCGGATATCACTACGATGCAGATACTGATAAATGGAACATCGGCGATCAGGCAGCGGACTACATCTTCACAGAAGAAATATTACCATTCGCGCTGCCAGGCACACTCAAAGTGATCACCTGGTACCAGCAATGGCTACAGGCGGCCGACAAAGAGAAATATTTCCCCTTCCTTTCCGTCGAAGAGTATATGCAAGAGGGACAGCGATCCACTATGCTCAATATGGTGAGCATAATGGCAGGCACCCCGCTGCCGGATGGGTTCCTTCAAAAGGTTAAAAAAGACCACACCGTGGTGCTCTGTGCCTGCACAGAAAATGCACATGCAATGGCGGCTATCCGTCGTTTCTTTATCACCCTGGTAGACGAAAAGGTGGAAAATCCTTGTATCATCCTCTGCGATGCCCGCCTGCCCGTCGCCGATGAGCGACTCATACAATATGCTACGGAAGCCGGCGCACTTCTGCTGGATGGTTTCGGCGACGGCATCTGCCTCGCCATCAACTACGACCTGGAACGCACCGTCAACGATATTGCCAGCCTTAACCAAGTTGCATTCGGCATCCTGCAAGCCACCCGTACCCGTATCTCCAAAACGGAATACATCTCCTGCCCCTCCTGCGGCCGTACCCTTTTCGACCTCCAGGAGACGACCGCCCGTATCAGGGCCGTCACGCATCACCTGAAAGGAGTGAAGATCGCTATCATGGGCTGTATCGTAAATGGTCCCGGAGAAATGGCAGACGCGGATTTCGGTTATGTAGGCAGTGGCGTAGGGAAAATCACCCTCTACAAAGGAAAAGAAGTCGTAAAAAGAGGCCTCAACAGCGATGTAGCCGTACAGGAACTTATCAATCTGATCAAAGAGAATGGTATGTGGGTCGACAAAGAACCTGTGGCGCTAAAGGCACAAACCGTATAACCAACGGTAATATCCATAAGAAAGAACGGTTAAGTTACACCAGGATAGTGATAACTTAACCGTTTTTGCATTATCGATCACAGTAATGTTTTTCTGTACAACAAGGACGCTTTGGGGGGTGGGGTTCGGGGCTACATTTTGCACTCTTCCATGGTACACAGATAGTTGAGTTGGGGCATCTCGCTATCCATGTAAGCATAAACACAACCGCCGTGTTCGAGTAGGTCTGTTAACTCCACCATCTCGTCGATAGGCAGAAAGACCACTCCCAGCCGCTCCCTTTGCAGGTAAGCAGCCGACGGCTTCTGAACACCTGAAGGCAGGAAATAGGCTATAAAACGGTAACCTGCCTCTCCGTAACAAACAATAGATCCTTTGATGGTCACTGGGGCTCCATCCCAAATAATAACCTCTTTGTAAGAGAGGGATGACCGGTAATCTTTGATCTCAAAAACTTTAATTGCCATAGTACACTTTTTAATCGTTACGGTCGCTAATGGGCATTAACGGTTTTAATGATGAAAGGCCGGCAAGGTCCGCCGTCCCTGCTTGCTTGGGAACGGCTCACCTGCGCTAAATATGGTATAGATTGGGGTTAACCATATTTATTGGACGACACAAAGGTACTCCCAATAGGACCTTTAGTACAAGCGTATATCTACGGTTTCACTATGAGAATTGTACTGAAATTCCTTCCCTCCTGCCTCCCCTCATTCCTACTCACCTGCGCTTCACTAATTTTTTTACATTTACAACATGTTTGATTTCAGGTTAAAAGTGTTTTATACAGTGGCCAGGCGCCTCAGCTTCACCAAAGCAGCAGAAGAGCTATTCATCTCCCAACCAGCCGTTACCAAACATATACACGAGCTGGAACAACAACTGGGAATGGCACTGTTTGAAAGGATCGGCAACAAGATTAAGATCACACAAGCCGGACAAGTGCTGATGCACCATGCCGGACAGATCTTTACCAGCTACCGTAATCTGGAATATGATATCAATCAATTAAAAAATGCACAGGGAGGCCATTTACCCATAGGCGCCAGTAGTACAATCGCCCAATATTTCATACCGTCCCTTCTCGCCAGGTTCAACCAGCGATATCCCGAGATCCGGACCTCCCTCATCAGTGGCAACACCGAACAAGTAGAACAAGCGCTGGTAGAAAAAACCATTCAGCTGGGTATTATTGAAGGCAGGTCTAAAAATCCGGTCATCAAATACGTGGAGTTTGCCAAAGATGAAATAGCACTGATAGGAAATGTGAAGTATAAATACGACTATGAAGAAGCATTAAGCCCGGCAGATCTGAAAAATATCCCTTTGCTTATGCGCGAACAAGGCTCCGGTACTTTGGAAGTGATTATAGATGAACTGAAAAGACTCAAACTTAAGTTGACCGATCTGAATATCGCTATGTACATGGGCAACACTGAAAGTATCAAATCCTACCTCCGGCACGCCCCCTGTGCCGCATTCCTTTCTTTGCATGCCGTCCAGCGGGAATTGGACAGCGGCGAGTTTATGATATTGCCGGTCAGAAACTTCCGGTTGGTAAGAAAATATCATTTTATCTATCTACAGGGACAACAAGACAAACTGGCCCAGCTCTTCATGCGATTCGCCCGCCAGCACGCGGCAGAACAATAATGTTATTTCATTTTCTGCCAGTAAAGCATCTCCCCATTATTAGCGATTAAATGCATACCTGCCTTCTGTAATACATTTACAGAGGCTATATTCGTTACATCACACTCCGCCAGCACCCGGCGTACTGATTGATGCATAAAAGCCCAGGACAACATACCTTCCACCGCCTCTGTCGCATATCCTTTATTACGATAAGCAGGCAGTATGCTATATCCGATCTCCACCGCTCCCGCCTTGTTAGGCACTCCCTTAAATCCAATATCCCCGGCTATCGTACGAATATCTTTGTCTACGATCACCCAGCAGAACCAGGGATAGGCGTCCGGCTGCTGCTGCAGCTGTGAAATAAAATAAGGTAATGCTTCCACCAGATCCTCCCGGGGCCAATCCTCAGGAGCATGTACGTCAAGCATACGAAAGGCAGCCTCGTTCTGCTGCAGGAACATTACCAGCAAAGGCAGATTACAGGGATACACCATCAACCGAGATGTTTCAACAGGAAGGATCAAACATTTAACAATTAAGTCCTAAAGCGTCTATATCTTAATGGGAAGCACCTACCAGCCTCTTCGCCGGTGTCCAGCTCTCCCCCGCTTCCAGCACATGCAGCTGCACATCCGGCATGTCTGCGATCAACGCCTGCAAAGCAGCCGGCGTCCCTGTCAGACCGCCAAAATTACCATAATGACAAGGTATCACATGTTTCACCTGCAACAAACGGATAGCATGAGATGCCTCCAGCGGCCCCATTGTGAACCGGTCCCCGATCGGCAACACCGCCAGATCCGGTCGGTAGATCTCCCCTATCAACCGCATGTCACCAAACACCGAAGTGTCTGCCGCAAAATAGATCGTATATCCGTCACTGAGCCGGAGTATAAATCCCACCGTCGCATGCGTATACCCAACCTTACCATCCGGCTGGTTCACGTGAGATACGTGAAATGCATTCGTCATCGTTACGGCCACCTCTTCCAATGGGAAAATAGTACCTCCCACGTTCATACCCTCCAGTATACTGTCAGGCAAACCCTGCTCCCGTAAGTACCAACGTACTAAAGGATTAGCCACCACCTTGATGGATTTTTCCTGTACTACCTCTACCAGCCGGGTATCCAGGTGATCACCATGACCATGCGTGATCAGTATGAGATCTACCTGTTCAGGCCAACTCAGCCCTTCAGGTAATAATTTGTTGCCGGTAATCCAGGGGTCTACTAATATTACCCGGCCTTCAGGAGTAGTTACTTTAAAACTGGCGAAGGCCAGCAACTGTACTGTAGTAGTTGGCGTGTTTTCCATGGTATGTTTTGTTCCGGTCCCTACAGCCGGTATAAAGCTCCGCAATTTATTTGCAGTACTAATATAGGTATTTTGAATGGGACCATATAAGGCGTAATTATGCTTTATCAGCTATTCCCGGACAGGATGGCCCCTGTGCCATAATATGTGCACAGGCCATCGATATCTATCTGATACCCAGCCTCCTTTAACGTGATCAGCCACACGCAACAATATAAAAGGGCCGCTCCTCTGTAAGAAACGGCCCCGTATATACGTAGTTATATCTTCGACTGTATTATCTGCGCTGTAACGTGTAAATAATGTAAGCGTTTTTATCCTCGAAATTTACGGTCGCACGCCAGCTCATTGTATTACCGTTGTTATTTACCGATACACGATACCCTTCGGCTACGTTCTTAGGTTTAACGCCATCATACAGTTTTTTGAACTGGAACTGGTCCGTGCCTCCCGCTTTGTACAGCGACCACATGATCTGCTGCGAAGCTGGCGAACATCCTTCTGCGGTAGAAGATAAAGTATAAGACCCTTTACCATTAGATGGCAATACCCATTGGCTCCCTTTAAAGCACTCATAAGAAGCCTGATCAAACACAGTTACTTTTGCCCTCTCCGGGATGCCCTCAAAAGAGATATCGGTCATAATCCAGCTACCGATCACAGATTTTTTTGAGGTAGTCTGGCCTGTAGCTCCTGAAGGACTGGAACAGGAAATTGCAAATAAAGAAGCAGCCAGCAGTAATACGGTGAATAGTTTTTTCATTTCGAAGGTGATTTTATTGCTAATTTCAGCAAAAGCAAGAAACATACCAAAAGCATTCAGTTATAAGGCAGGGTAGACAAAAAACAGACCCATAGCGGGTTATAGCAATAATAAAATAGCCAGCTACGGCTGAGCAGATGCCTTCACAGCAGGTAGAGAAAGTTGCAGGACCTTCTCCTCCAACTGATGATATTTAGTATAAAAATAATAGGTAGTCGCTAATAAGGCCATCACCAGCATACACAACCCTACAAAAGCACAACGCCACCAGATACTGATAGTCATTACCCTTGGCATCACGTTGATTGTATAGGCACGGTCATCTACAGGTCGCTGGGGAGGCTCCTCCTCCGCAGGAGGAGGTGGCATATGCCAATGCACACGCCTGGCAATCCTTGTCCACACATGCACAGGCGGCGGTACCATCTCGTCAACAGCCACTCGTTCCAATCTCTGCTCTACCGCTTCTGCCTCCTCATCCACCTCAGGATAAAGTATACGCATCCGTGCCAGCATATCCCGCTCTTCCGGGCTCGCCAGACCTAATACGCAGCTTTCTATAATGCCACTTTCTATATATTGAGTGAGGTCCAAATTATCAATGTTATTTATTACATGTACACTTGCAGACAGGATTACAAATATAATAAATTCGTTTTTAAAATAATATATGGATACTGAGCTTCTGAATGAGTAAGTAATTTCACTCAGCGACAATGATAAAAGGCTGATCAGTGTTATCAACCCTTCATAAATGGTTCCGAAGGCATAAAGACCGGAATACTAGATGGCGCAGGTCAACCAATGGCTCTTCAATAATAGGTGTATTGGCTACTATCTGTCTCAATAATACTGTAACAGGCAAGATAATCAGCCTTATAAAACCTTCTTTCGATCTTAATAACAATCTTATGGATGCGCC
Protein-coding regions in this window:
- the ispG gene encoding (E)-4-hydroxy-3-methylbut-2-enyl-diphosphate synthase — translated: MQLYCNALTAYKRLETLEVKVGDLLIGSKHPIRIQTMTTTDTMDTAGTVAQAIRCIEAGAELVRITAPSKKEAENLLHIRNELHKRGYTTPLVADIHFTPNAAEIAARIVEKVRINPGNYVDKKKFETLEYTDAEYQEEIDRIREKFSPLVDICKEYGTAMRIGTNHGSLSDRIMSRYGDTPMGMVESAMEFLRIAESFNYRNIVLSMKASNPQVMVQAYRLLVHTMQEELGHCYPLHLGVTEAGDGEDGRIKSAIGIGTLLEDGIGDTIRVSLTEDPEFELPVCKDIVKRYANGRDHAPITLVEHIPYSPFNYTRRESFAVDNIGHKQVPVVLADYGKIKDIQPAHLEGIGYHYDADTDKWNIGDQAADYIFTEEILPFALPGTLKVITWYQQWLQAADKEKYFPFLSVEEYMQEGQRSTMLNMVSIMAGTPLPDGFLQKVKKDHTVVLCACTENAHAMAAIRRFFITLVDEKVENPCIILCDARLPVADERLIQYATEAGALLLDGFGDGICLAINYDLERTVNDIASLNQVAFGILQATRTRISKTEYISCPSCGRTLFDLQETTARIRAVTHHLKGVKIAIMGCIVNGPGEMADADFGYVGSGVGKITLYKGKEVVKRGLNSDVAVQELINLIKENGMWVDKEPVALKAQTV
- a CDS encoding LysR substrate-binding domain-containing protein, with product MFDFRLKVFYTVARRLSFTKAAEELFISQPAVTKHIHELEQQLGMALFERIGNKIKITQAGQVLMHHAGQIFTSYRNLEYDINQLKNAQGGHLPIGASSTIAQYFIPSLLARFNQRYPEIRTSLISGNTEQVEQALVEKTIQLGIIEGRSKNPVIKYVEFAKDEIALIGNVKYKYDYEEALSPADLKNIPLLMREQGSGTLEVIIDELKRLKLKLTDLNIAMYMGNTESIKSYLRHAPCAAFLSLHAVQRELDSGEFMILPVRNFRLVRKYHFIYLQGQQDKLAQLFMRFARQHAAEQ
- a CDS encoding GNAT family N-acetyltransferase, with the translated sequence MILPVETSRLMVYPCNLPLLVMFLQQNEAAFRMLDVHAPEDWPREDLVEALPYFISQLQQQPDAYPWFCWVIVDKDIRTIAGDIGFKGVPNKAGAVEIGYSILPAYRNKGYATEAVEGMLSWAFMHQSVRRVLAECDVTNIASVNVLQKAGMHLIANNGEMLYWQKMK
- a CDS encoding metal-dependent hydrolase, giving the protein MENTPTTTVQLLAFASFKVTTPEGRVILVDPWITGNKLLPEGLSWPEQVDLILITHGHGDHLDTRLVEVVQEKSIKVVANPLVRWYLREQGLPDSILEGMNVGGTIFPLEEVAVTMTNAFHVSHVNQPDGKVGYTHATVGFILRLSDGYTIYFAADTSVFGDMRLIGEIYRPDLAVLPIGDRFTMGPLEASHAIRLLQVKHVIPCHYGNFGGLTGTPAALQALIADMPDVQLHVLEAGESWTPAKRLVGASH
- a CDS encoding lipocalin family protein — protein: MKKLFTVLLLAASLFAISCSSPSGATGQTTSKKSVIGSWIMTDISFEGIPERAKVTVFDQASYECFKGSQWVLPSNGKGSYTLSSTAEGCSPASQQIMWSLYKAGGTDQFQFKKLYDGVKPKNVAEGYRVSVNNNGNTMSWRATVNFEDKNAYIIYTLQRR